Proteins encoded by one window of Enterococcus saccharolyticus subsp. saccharolyticus:
- the treP gene encoding PTS system trehalose-specific EIIBC component → MGKYQADAEKLLEFVGGKENIAAVTHCATRMRFVLNDPSKADEKAIEEIPSVKGMFTNAGQFQVIIGNDVSTFYNDFTAVSGIEGVSKEQGKALAKQNQNIIQRVIGVLAEIFTPLLPAIIVGGLILGFRNLLEGVQIESLGQKIIDGIAQANADGSPIYQTIVDVSPFWAGVNHFLWLPGEAIFHFLPVGITWSITRKMGTTQILGIVLGITLVSPQLLNAYAVNGTAAADIPYWDFGFAHVNMIGYQAQVIPAMLAGFTLVYLEKFFRPRIPEAVSMIFVPLFSLLPAIFFAHTILGPIGWKIGTGISYVVNAGLESPISWLFSAIFGAVYAPLVITGLHHTTLAIDAQLIADFGTTNLWPMIALSNIAQGAAVFAVLFLHRTDKKEKEISLPSGISSWLGVTEPAMFGINLKYVYPFVAAMIGSGIAGMFSNVMGVRANAIGVGGLPGILAINGNIGGGWTAFAIAMLIAIVVPFILTIVFRQRGWFNKIDRVGEQAVAAGVAVDVPVETAAETTTSNTVVTEELFATVNGTVIGIGEVNDPVFAQKMMGDGFAVQPTDKHVFSPVTGKVTSVFDTQHAIGILTPAGAEVLVHMGLDTVELKGAPFTVKVKAGDQVTPETELAEMDLEAVIAAGKATDIVTVITNADRVAGLTVTLGEITAKTPIGKAEMLG, encoded by the coding sequence ATGGGAAAATATCAAGCTGATGCTGAGAAACTGCTTGAGTTTGTTGGAGGGAAAGAAAACATTGCCGCAGTCACGCATTGTGCGACACGTATGCGTTTTGTTTTAAATGATCCATCAAAAGCAGATGAAAAAGCAATCGAAGAGATACCGAGTGTAAAGGGGATGTTTACGAATGCGGGGCAATTTCAAGTAATTATTGGAAATGATGTCTCTACTTTTTACAACGATTTTACAGCGGTTTCAGGAATTGAAGGCGTTTCAAAAGAACAAGGAAAGGCCTTGGCAAAACAAAATCAAAATATTATTCAACGAGTGATTGGTGTTTTAGCCGAAATTTTCACGCCATTATTACCAGCTATTATTGTCGGAGGTTTGATTTTAGGTTTTCGTAACTTATTAGAAGGTGTACAAATTGAATCGTTAGGTCAAAAAATTATTGATGGCATCGCTCAAGCCAATGCAGACGGCTCACCAATTTATCAAACAATTGTTGATGTATCACCATTCTGGGCAGGCGTTAACCATTTCTTATGGTTGCCAGGGGAAGCGATTTTCCACTTCTTACCAGTAGGAATCACTTGGAGTATTACTCGTAAAATGGGTACGACACAAATTTTAGGGATTGTTTTAGGGATTACGTTAGTCTCACCACAATTACTTAATGCGTATGCTGTAAATGGCACGGCGGCAGCGGATATTCCGTATTGGGATTTTGGCTTTGCACATGTCAACATGATTGGTTACCAAGCGCAAGTTATTCCAGCGATGTTAGCTGGATTTACGTTAGTTTATTTAGAAAAATTCTTTAGACCGAGAATTCCGGAAGCGGTTTCGATGATTTTCGTCCCACTGTTTTCATTATTGCCAGCAATTTTCTTTGCACATACGATTTTAGGGCCAATTGGTTGGAAGATTGGTACCGGCATTTCTTATGTGGTAAATGCTGGACTAGAATCACCAATTTCATGGTTATTTAGTGCAATTTTTGGTGCAGTATATGCGCCATTAGTTATCACTGGTTTGCACCATACAACGTTAGCAATTGATGCGCAATTGATTGCCGATTTTGGTACAACAAACTTATGGCCAATGATTGCTTTATCAAATATTGCTCAAGGTGCAGCGGTATTTGCAGTATTATTCTTACACCGTACAGATAAAAAAGAAAAAGAAATTTCATTACCATCAGGAATTTCTTCTTGGTTAGGTGTTACAGAACCAGCGATGTTTGGGATTAACTTGAAATATGTGTATCCATTTGTCGCAGCAATGATTGGTTCAGGGATTGCCGGAATGTTCAGTAATGTCATGGGTGTTCGTGCCAATGCAATTGGTGTTGGTGGTTTACCAGGTATCTTAGCAATTAACGGTAACATTGGCGGTGGTTGGACAGCCTTTGCAATTGCGATGTTAATTGCGATTGTCGTGCCATTTATTTTAACTATTGTCTTCCGTCAACGTGGTTGGTTCAATAAAATTGATCGTGTGGGTGAACAAGCTGTCGCAGCAGGTGTGGCTGTGGATGTTCCTGTTGAAACAGCAGCGGAAACAACTACTTCAAATACTGTGGTGACAGAAGAATTATTTGCTACTGTCAATGGTACTGTTATCGGAATTGGTGAAGTCAATGATCCAGTATTTGCTCAAAAAATGATGGGCGATGGCTTTGCGGTACAACCAACAGACAAACATGTTTTTTCTCCTGTAACAGGAAAAGTGACGAGTGTCTTTGATACGCAACATGCGATTGGTATTTTAACACCAGCTGGAGCAGAAGTTCTGGTTCATATGGGCTTAGATACTGTGGAGTTAAAAGGTGCGCCATTTACTGTAAAAGTAAAAGCCGGCGACCAAGTGACACCGGAAACAGAATTAGCTGAAATGGATTTAGAAGCAGTGATTGCTGCTGGTAAAGCAACAGATATTGTGACAGTAATTACCAATGCTGATCGAGTAGCTGGTTTGACAGTCACATTAGGTGAAATAACTGCGAAGACCCCGATTGGGAAAGCAGAAATGTTAGGATAA
- the tnpA gene encoding IS200/IS605 family transposase, whose protein sequence is MKDNNRFTYGRTSVYNLNYHLIWRTKYRKKVLQGQIESDLKKILYEVADEYGFTISHMEIGLDDHIHLLVSAPPKLSVTNIVRWLKGVSARKLFQLYPELKTSYWLSEGNRHLWAPSYFVESIGTTNEQAVAKYIDDQRKKETNHNET, encoded by the coding sequence ATGAAAGATAATAATCGCTTTACATATGGTAGGACGTCTGTCTACAATTTAAACTACCATTTAATCTGGAGAACAAAATATCGTAAAAAAGTATTGCAAGGTCAAATTGAATCTGACCTTAAAAAAATACTCTATGAAGTAGCCGATGAATATGGATTTACTATCTCCCACATGGAAATAGGATTAGATGACCATATTCACCTTCTAGTGTCTGCTCCGCCAAAATTGTCTGTAACAAATATTGTTCGATGGTTAAAAGGTGTTAGTGCTAGAAAATTGTTTCAACTATATCCTGAACTTAAAACATCTTATTGGTTATCTGAAGGAAACAGACATCTTTGGGCACCAAGCTACTTTGTTGAAAGCATAGGGACTACAAACGAACAAGCTGTTGCTAAATACATTGATGACCAACGTAAAAAGGAGACGAATCATAATGAAACTTAA
- a CDS encoding RNA-guided endonuclease TnpB family protein, producing the protein MKLKGVKIKLKPNESQKNQIDTNINLRRFVKNQLLNMQQTRYRNGGNYTSKFGMIYCLKALKIEFPFLRQAESTCLEYACADLDQSYQRFFKNQNDSPKFESRKRPHNSYKSKCINNNIQVVDNHAIKLPKLGTVKAYGLNRINGRIKSVVVHKDSAGIYTATIQVEHEPVELPKTNKQVGLDLGLADLVIQSDGFKLKNKKFERSLAKKRHAWERKLARRRLQAKKKIEAAKKSGVELEWSSFKNVEKARKMVAKINRKIANQREDYLQKYTTQLVKEFDLIVMEDLKTKNLMKNKRLSRSIADSSWAKIKTMLQYKCDWYGKELILVAPQYTSQNCSSCGKNTGKKPLHIREFTCPHCGVHHDRDVNAGINILNKAFA; encoded by the coding sequence ATGAAACTTAAAGGCGTTAAAATAAAATTAAAACCCAATGAAAGCCAAAAGAATCAGATTGACACAAATATCAACCTTCGGCGTTTTGTCAAAAATCAATTATTAAACATGCAACAAACTCGTTACCGTAACGGTGGGAATTATACATCTAAATTTGGTATGATTTATTGCTTAAAGGCATTGAAAATAGAGTTTCCATTTTTGCGACAAGCGGAAAGTACTTGTTTAGAATATGCCTGCGCCGATTTAGACCAGTCATACCAACGCTTTTTTAAAAACCAAAATGATAGTCCTAAATTTGAAAGTAGAAAAAGACCACATAATAGTTACAAATCAAAATGTATCAATAACAATATTCAAGTTGTTGATAATCATGCAATTAAACTCCCAAAGCTAGGAACAGTTAAGGCTTACGGCTTAAATCGAATTAACGGAAGAATTAAAAGCGTTGTTGTCCATAAAGATTCAGCAGGAATCTATACAGCTACAATCCAAGTAGAGCATGAACCAGTTGAGTTACCTAAAACTAATAAACAAGTTGGATTAGACTTAGGTTTAGCTGATTTAGTTATCCAATCTGATGGTTTCAAACTTAAAAACAAAAAGTTTGAACGTTCGTTAGCCAAAAAACGTCATGCCTGGGAACGAAAACTAGCTAGACGTCGATTGCAAGCTAAGAAAAAAATAGAAGCTGCTAAAAAATCTGGCGTTGAATTAGAATGGTCTTCTTTTAAAAACGTTGAAAAAGCCCGTAAAATGGTTGCGAAAATCAATCGCAAAATTGCAAATCAACGAGAAGATTATCTTCAAAAATATACCACACAATTAGTTAAAGAATTTGATTTAATTGTTATGGAAGATTTGAAAACCAAAAATCTTATGAAAAACAAACGATTATCACGTTCAATAGCTGACTCTTCGTGGGCAAAAATTAAAACCATGCTTCAATACAAGTGTGATTGGTATGGAAAAGAATTAATTCTTGTCGCACCTCAATACACAAGCCAAAACTGTTCATCTTGTGGAAAAAACACTGGTAAGAAACCACTCCATATTCGTGAGTTTACTTGTCCACACTGTGGTGTCCACCATGACCGAGATGTAAATGCTGGAATTAACATTTTAAACAAAGCGTTCGCCTAA
- a CDS encoding Cof-type HAD-IIB family hydrolase, which translates to MVQLIAVDMDGTFLTTDKTYDRARFETILAELQQRQIKFVVASGNQYAQLTSFFPEKNDLSFVAENGVLVYDQGKLIRESHFDKETVTAMIHFLRERYPEVNMVLNGIQSAYMERHMPAEFQHFVTFYCHALEIVDDLLAVDFEQEKYVKFALGVPVERTEEIARAISEAFPQQARAVSSGHGSVDIILPDYHKANGLQFLADYWQIDPQEMMAFGDGHNDLEMLAYVGHSYAMENGAPAVLQTAKFTAPSNDKSGVLQVIEEFLSQ; encoded by the coding sequence ATGGTTCAATTAATTGCAGTAGATATGGATGGCACGTTTTTAACAACGGACAAAACGTATGACCGCGCACGTTTTGAAACGATTTTGGCAGAGTTGCAGCAACGTCAGATTAAATTTGTGGTCGCTAGTGGGAATCAATATGCTCAGTTGACATCCTTTTTTCCTGAAAAAAATGACTTGTCGTTTGTTGCTGAAAATGGTGTGTTAGTATATGACCAAGGTAAATTGATTCGTGAAAGTCATTTTGACAAAGAGACTGTGACTGCGATGATTCATTTTTTACGAGAACGATATCCTGAAGTCAACATGGTGTTAAATGGGATTCAGAGTGCGTATATGGAACGACATATGCCAGCAGAATTTCAACATTTTGTCACTTTTTATTGCCATGCGTTAGAAATTGTGGATGATTTATTGGCGGTAGATTTTGAACAAGAAAAGTACGTGAAATTTGCATTAGGTGTTCCTGTAGAGCGTACCGAGGAAATTGCGCGTGCAATCTCTGAAGCTTTTCCCCAACAAGCACGAGCAGTTTCAAGTGGGCATGGGAGTGTGGATATTATTTTGCCAGACTATCATAAAGCGAACGGCTTGCAATTTTTAGCTGATTATTGGCAAATTGATCCACAAGAGATGATGGCGTTTGGCGATGGACACAATGATTTAGAAATGTTAGCTTACGTTGGACACAGTTACGCGATGGAAAATGGTGCGCCTGCTGTTTTGCAAACAGCTAAATTTACAGCCCCTTCGAATGATAAAAGTGGTGTTTTACAAGTTATTGAAGAATTTTTGTCACAATAG